A stretch of the Perca flavescens isolate YP-PL-M2 chromosome 3, PFLA_1.0, whole genome shotgun sequence genome encodes the following:
- the LOC114552143 gene encoding putative gustatory receptor clone PTE03, translating to MYANASTREFLTLAPLDLSATDIYPAFVFGTLTYLIIVFCNLLVLTTIAVSKKLHKPMFILLFNLPISDIVGATAFFPQLLFSIVTQDRLISHPACITQAFLIHFYGTGNMLILTAMAYDRYIAICCPLRYNAIMSPHNLIRIIILIWFINFSMIFTLCVMVARFKVCRTNIVDLYCNNPSLLKLVCEDTRVNNYYGIATIFMIMGGPLLVIIYTYAQILRTCVMTNHTDARRKALQTCGTHLVVFLILQINTTFTLISHRIESASPYIRRILGVSVLIFPPFLDPIIYGLKTTELKQNILMFLKRNFGSSKL from the coding sequence ATGTATGCAAATGCATCTACTAGGGAATTTCTAACACTGGCACCATTGGACTTATCTGCTACAGATATTTACCCAGCGTTTGTATTTGGTACACTTACCTAtttaattattgtattttgcaaCCTGTTGGTATTAACAACTATTGCTGTGAGTAAAAAGCTACACAAGCCCATGTTTATCCTGCTGTTTAACTTGCCCATTAGTGACATCGTGGGTGCTacagctttttttcctcagctTCTCTTTAGCATTGTGACACAGGACAGGCTGATTTCACATCCTGCATGTATTACTCAGGCGTTTCTGATTCATTTTTATGGTACAGGAAACATGCTGATCTTGACTGCCATGGCATATGACAGATATATTGCTATATGTTGTCCTTTGAGGTATAATGCTATCATGAGTCCACATAATTTAATCAGAATTATAATTTTAATATGGTTTATAAATTTTTCAATGATTTTTACCTTGTGTGTGATGGTTGCACGGTTTAAAGTTTGCAGGACGAATATAGTGGATTTGTACTGTAACAATCCATCATTATTGAAACTGGTGTGCGAGGACACCAGAGTTAACAACTACTATGGAATAGCTACTATATTTATGATTATGGGTGGACCACTGCTAGTGATAATATACACATATGCACAGATCTTGCGCACATGTGTCATGACTAATCATACGGATGCCCGGAGAAAAGCCCTTCAAACATGCGGTACACAtttagttgttttcttaatcTTGCAAATTAATACAACCTTTACACTCATTTCTCATCGCATTGAGAGTGCATCCCCGTATATTAGAAGGATTCTTGGTGTGTCAGTTTTAATATTTCCCCCTTTTTTGGATCCAATTATATATGGACTGAAAACTACAGAACTGAAGcagaacattttaatgtttctaAAAAGAAACTTTGGTTCATCCAAGTTGTAA
- the LOC114552154 gene encoding olfactory receptor 52B2-like: protein MDNLYNTSYVLVLNRFNLSSEEVFPAFLFATLSYIIILFCNLILILTIVLNKSLHQPMYLILLNLPINDLIGSSALFSQLIKDILTNSKTMQYSACVAQAFFIHIYAAGTVTILCAMAYDRYIAICLPLKYNTVMTYAHIMRIIIVVWVCCLVLIGVLFFLLLRLPRCRSEITHPYCDNPSLLTLVCANTTINNIYGLFIVALTQVIANGMILYTYLQILVACFKSKRPDTKAKALQTCATHLFVFLLLECLGLFTIISYRINNISPQLRSFIGMSTLIFPPTLNPIIYGLKTKEIREKLVYFFRNTILPF, encoded by the coding sequence atggATAACTTGTACAACACATCATATGTTTTAGTGCTGAATCGCTTTAATCTCTCCTCTGAAGAGGTCTTTCCGGCATTTCTTTTTGCAACTCTGAGCTACATAATCATACTTTTCTGCAACCTTATTCTAATCCTCACCATTGTACTCAACAAATCCCTGCATCAGCCCATGTATCTAATTCTGCTGAACCTTCCTATCAACGACCTTATAGGCTCCTCAGCCCTCTTTTCACAGCTCATTAAGGACATACTGACAAACAGCAAGACAATGCAGTACTCAGCTTGTGTTGCCCAAGCTTTCTTTATCCACATCTATGCAGCAGGTACAGTGACCATTCTGTGTGCTATGGCATATGATAGATATATTGCCATATGTTTGCCTTTGAAATACAACACAGTTATGACGTATGCTCATATTATGAGAATAATTATAGTTGTGTGGGTATGTTGTTTAGTTTTAATAGGTGTgctttttttcctgcttttgCGTTTACCCCGCTGTCGATCTGAAATAACACATCCCTACTGTGATAATCCATCTTTGCTGACTCTGGTCTGCGCCAACACAACCATCAATAACATTTATGGGCTTTTTATAGTTGCTCTTACACAAGTGATAGCTAATGGGATGATTTTGTACACATATCTGCAGATCCTTGTTGCATGCTTCAAATCCAAACGACCAGACACAAAAGCCAAAGCTCTGCAGACGTGTGCTACACATCtatttgtttttctcctattGGAGTGTCTGGGTCTTTTTACCATCATATCATACAGAATAAATAACATTTCACCACAACTAAGGAGTTTCATTGGGATGTCAACTTTAATTTTCCCCCCAACATTGAATCCAATCATCTATGGattgaaaacaaaagaaattcgAGAAAAACTAGTGTACTTTTTTAGGAATACAATCCTTCCATTTTAG